One genomic window of Cupriavidus malaysiensis includes the following:
- a CDS encoding ABC transporter permease subunit has protein sequence MTTQIPSSAAQAAAPSRTPAKTLAALLAFLAVALFAPFIVQTLGGNYWVRVMDFALIYIMLALGLNIVVGFAGLLDLGYIAFYAVGAYLMALLGSPHLSNQFEWIHQLFPNGLHLSVWLVLPLAVLVAATFGVLLGAPTLKLRGDYLAIVTLGFGEIIRIFMNNLDRPVNITNGPKGITAVDPVHLFGFDFSKAHEIFGLKLTPVFLYYYLLVALVVVIVFICLRLQNSRIGRAWVAIREDEIAAKAMGINTRNIKLLAFAMGASFGGVSGAVFGSFQGFVSPESFVLWESIYVLAIVVLGGMGHIPGVILGGILLVGFQELLRATAGPVQNMLFGTVLVDAEVLRQLLFGLAMVGVMLYRPAGLWPSPRKEDRPVARRAGNVGRF, from the coding sequence ATGACTACCCAGATCCCCTCGTCCGCCGCGCAGGCAGCCGCGCCGTCGCGAACGCCGGCCAAGACGCTGGCAGCGCTGCTGGCCTTCCTCGCGGTAGCGCTGTTCGCGCCGTTCATCGTGCAGACGCTCGGTGGCAACTATTGGGTCCGCGTGATGGATTTCGCGCTGATCTACATCATGCTGGCGCTGGGCCTGAACATCGTGGTGGGCTTCGCCGGCCTGCTCGACCTCGGCTACATCGCTTTCTACGCGGTGGGTGCCTACCTGATGGCGCTGCTGGGCTCGCCGCACCTCAGCAACCAGTTCGAATGGATCCATCAGCTGTTCCCCAACGGACTGCACCTCAGCGTCTGGCTGGTGCTGCCGCTGGCGGTGCTGGTGGCGGCCACCTTCGGCGTGCTGCTCGGTGCACCGACGCTCAAGCTGCGCGGCGACTACCTCGCCATCGTCACGCTGGGCTTCGGCGAGATCATCCGCATCTTCATGAACAACCTGGACCGCCCGGTCAACATCACCAACGGGCCCAAGGGCATCACCGCGGTCGATCCCGTCCACCTGTTCGGATTCGATTTCTCCAAGGCGCACGAGATCTTCGGGCTCAAGCTCACACCGGTGTTCCTGTACTACTACCTTCTGGTGGCGCTGGTGGTGGTGATCGTCTTCATCTGCCTGCGCCTGCAGAACTCCCGCATCGGTCGTGCCTGGGTGGCCATCCGCGAGGACGAGATCGCGGCCAAGGCGATGGGCATCAACACCCGCAACATCAAGCTGCTCGCCTTCGCCATGGGCGCCTCCTTCGGCGGCGTGTCGGGCGCGGTGTTCGGCTCCTTCCAGGGCTTCGTCTCGCCCGAGTCCTTCGTGCTGTGGGAATCCATCTACGTCCTCGCCATCGTGGTGCTCGGCGGCATGGGCCATATCCCGGGTGTGATCCTCGGCGGCATCCTGCTGGTGGGCTTCCAGGAACTGCTGCGCGCGACGGCAGGGCCGGTGCAGAACATGCTGTTCGGCACCGTGCTGGTCGATGCCGAAGTCTTGCGTCAACTGCTCTTCGGTCTCGCCATGGTGGGTGTGATGCTGTACCGCCCCGCGGGCCTGTGGCCTTCGCCGCGCAAGGAAGACCGCCCCGTGGCGCGTCGTGCCGGCAACGTAGGCCGTTTCTGA
- a CDS encoding ABC transporter ATP-binding protein — protein sequence MSQDNTLLSVQGVNKRFGGLQALSDVGLQIKQGEIYGLIGPNGAGKTTFFNVITGLYTPDSGEFRLGGQPYQPTAVHEVAKAGIARTFQNIRLFGDMTALENVMVGRHVRTKAGLFGAIFRPPSVRREEESVEDMAHDLLEYVGISKYANFTSRNLSYGHQRRLEIARALATEPKLLALDEPAAGMNATEKVELRGLLDKIRSDGKTILLIEHDVKLVMGLCNRLTVLDYGKVIAQGLPQEVQSNPAVIEAYLGASAH from the coding sequence ATGAGCCAAGACAACACCCTCCTGTCCGTGCAGGGGGTCAACAAGCGTTTCGGCGGCCTGCAGGCGCTGTCCGATGTGGGCCTGCAGATCAAGCAGGGCGAGATCTACGGCCTGATCGGCCCGAACGGTGCCGGCAAGACGACCTTCTTCAACGTCATCACCGGCTTGTACACACCCGACTCGGGCGAATTCCGCCTGGGCGGCCAGCCCTACCAGCCCACCGCCGTGCACGAAGTGGCCAAGGCCGGCATCGCCCGCACCTTCCAGAACATCCGCCTGTTCGGTGACATGACGGCCCTGGAGAACGTGATGGTCGGCCGTCACGTGCGCACCAAGGCCGGCCTGTTCGGTGCCATCTTCCGCCCGCCTTCGGTGCGGCGCGAAGAGGAATCGGTCGAGGACATGGCGCACGATCTGCTGGAATACGTCGGCATCTCCAAGTATGCCAACTTCACCTCGCGCAATCTCTCCTACGGCCACCAGCGCCGCCTGGAGATCGCCCGCGCGCTGGCCACCGAGCCCAAGCTGCTGGCGCTGGACGAACCGGCCGCCGGCATGAACGCGACCGAGAAGGTCGAGTTGCGCGGCCTGCTCGACAAGATCCGCAGCGACGGCAAGACCATCCTGCTGATCGAGCACGACGTGAAGCTGGTGATGGGCCTGTGCAACCGCCTGACCGTGCTGGACTACGGCAAGGTCATCGCGCAAGGGTTGCCGCAGGAGGTGCAGAGCAATCCTGCCGTGATCGAGGCCTACCTCGGCGCGTCGGCGCATTGA
- a CDS encoding branched-chain amino acid ABC transporter permease, producing the protein MDILIQQIVNGLVLGSIYALIALGYTMVYGILGIINFAHGDVLMFGAMTALSVILGLQKFAPGLPDWLMLVIATLVAMPVCALVAYTIERVAYRPLRNAPRLAPLITAIGVSIILQTLAMMIWSRNPLTFPQLLPSDPIDIGSTGATITGKEIVIIGMALIVMSGLLALVNRTKLGRAMRATAENQKVAGLMGVNPNFVISATFMIGATLAALAGVMMATNYGNAHFYMGFIPGLKAFTAAVLGGIGNLAGAMVGGMLLGMIEALGAGYIGDLTNGVFGSNYQDVFAFIVLIIVLVFRPSGIMGERVADRA; encoded by the coding sequence CGTGAACGGCCTCGTGCTCGGCAGCATCTATGCTCTGATCGCGCTCGGCTACACCATGGTCTACGGTATTCTCGGCATCATCAACTTCGCCCACGGCGACGTCCTGATGTTCGGCGCCATGACCGCGCTGTCGGTCATCCTCGGCCTGCAGAAATTCGCCCCCGGCCTGCCCGACTGGCTGATGCTGGTGATCGCCACGCTGGTCGCGATGCCGGTCTGCGCGCTGGTCGCCTACACCATCGAGCGGGTCGCCTACCGGCCGCTGCGCAACGCGCCCAGGCTGGCGCCGCTGATCACTGCGATCGGTGTCTCCATCATCCTGCAGACGCTGGCGATGATGATCTGGTCGCGCAACCCGCTGACCTTCCCGCAACTGCTGCCGTCCGATCCGATCGACATCGGCTCGACCGGTGCCACCATCACCGGCAAGGAGATCGTCATCATCGGCATGGCCCTGATCGTGATGTCGGGCCTGCTGGCGCTGGTCAACCGCACCAAGCTGGGCCGCGCCATGCGCGCCACCGCCGAGAACCAGAAGGTGGCCGGACTGATGGGGGTGAACCCCAACTTCGTGATCTCGGCCACGTTCATGATCGGCGCGACGCTGGCGGCGCTGGCCGGCGTGATGATGGCGACGAACTACGGCAATGCGCACTTCTACATGGGCTTCATTCCCGGCCTGAAGGCCTTCACCGCCGCAGTGCTGGGCGGCATCGGCAACCTGGCGGGCGCCATGGTCGGCGGCATGCTGCTGGGCATGATCGAAGCGCTCGGCGCCGGCTATATCGGCGACCTGACCAACGGCGTGTTCGGGTCGAACTACCAGGACGTGTTCGCCTTCATCGTGCTGATCATCGTGCTGGTGTTCCGTCCGTCCGGCATCATGGGCGAACGTGTCGCCGACCGGGCTTGA
- a CDS encoding ABC transporter ATP-binding protein, whose translation MKQTMLKISGLKVAYGGIQAVKGVDLEIADGELVTLIGANGAGKTTTMKAITGMQGWAGGDVEYMGKSIKGVPSYQLLKQGLAMVPEGRGVFARMTITENLQMGAYTRNDDAGIKADIERMFGIFPRLKERANQLAGTMSGGEQQMLAMARALMSQPKLLLLDEPSMGLSPIMVEKIFEVVRDISGQGVTVLLVEQNARLALQAAHRGYVMESGLITMSGDAKQMLDDPKVRAAYLGE comes from the coding sequence ATGAAACAGACAATGCTGAAGATTTCGGGCCTGAAGGTCGCCTACGGCGGCATCCAGGCGGTCAAGGGCGTCGACCTGGAGATCGCCGACGGCGAACTGGTCACGCTGATCGGTGCCAACGGCGCCGGCAAGACCACCACGATGAAGGCCATCACCGGCATGCAGGGCTGGGCCGGCGGCGACGTCGAGTACATGGGCAAGTCCATCAAGGGCGTGCCCAGCTACCAGCTGCTCAAGCAGGGGCTGGCCATGGTGCCGGAAGGGCGCGGAGTGTTCGCGCGCATGACCATCACCGAGAACCTGCAGATGGGGGCCTACACGCGCAACGACGACGCCGGCATCAAGGCCGACATCGAGCGCATGTTCGGCATTTTCCCGCGCCTGAAGGAGCGCGCCAACCAGCTCGCGGGCACCATGTCGGGTGGCGAGCAGCAGATGCTGGCGATGGCGCGCGCGCTGATGAGCCAGCCCAAGCTGCTGCTGCTGGACGAGCCTTCGATGGGCCTGTCGCCCATCATGGTCGAGAAGATCTTCGAGGTGGTGCGCGACATCTCCGGCCAGGGCGTGACGGTGCTGCTGGTCGAGCAGAACGCGCGCCTGGCGCTGCAGGCGGCGCACCGCGGCTATGTGATGGAGTCGGGGCTGATCACCATGAGCGGCGACGCCAAG